The region cataattattcacttttctatcaatttctcgacaataatttgttcacccaccataatacttatgctatctcagagaagccactagtgaaacctatggccctcgggtctatcttttatcatataagctttcaatctacttttatttgcatctttacttttccaatctatattataaaataccaaaaatatatttatcttatcatactatctctatcagatctcactttcgcaagtggccatgaagggattgacaacccctttattgcactggttgcgagttctttgtttgtttgtttaggtgcgtgggacttgtgaggagcctcctattggattgatacattggttctcaaaaactgaggaagatacttacgctactgtgctgcatcaccctttcctatccaAGGAAAACCAACGCTACTGTTCCCTAGCCCATGGACCCAAGTGGGAAGATAGTCTGTCGTATGTGGAGTTatcatacaacaacagtttccagaccagccacaagatgtcaccatatgaagcatTGTGTGGCTGTAAGTGCCGCACTCTACTaaactggtctcaaaccggagatagctaCATCTTCGGAATTGATCTTATGATGGAGGCTAAGAAGAAAGTTAGAGAAATTCGTGACAGACTTCAAGTGGCCAATTCTCGGCAGAAGAGCTATTATGACTCCAAGCACCGACAAGTCAGTTTTGAGCCCGGAGAATATGTTTACCTCcgagtcacgcctatgaaaggaGTGAAGAGATTTCAGACTCGAGAAAGCTAGCACCCCGGTTCATTGGCCGATTCCCAGTTATGTCCAGAGTTGGTACAGTGGCTTATCAGTTGGAACTTCCACAGGAATTGTCAgaagtgcacgatgtgtttcacgtctcACAGTTGAGAAGGAGTATATCACCACCCGAGAAAAGGACTGATATGATAGAGATTGAGCTTGCtaaggatttgacttatgaggagaaactgtTTAGGATATTGGATGAAATGGAAAGAGTCACCCACAACAAGGCAATTAAGTTCTATAAGGTATAGTGGgaacaccataccgaggatgaggcTACATGGGAAAGAGAAGACTTTTTGAGAGCTTCCTGTCCGGAGTTGTTTTcccgagcaaccgaatctcgaggacgatattcatcctaagtgggggaggtttgtggcaCCCTAGTTTTTGCCACCATTTATTCTCTTGGGTTTATTTTCCATTTTATTTGAAAATGAGTTTTTGAATGAATTTATTTAGACTTAGCACTCGGGAATTattttggctttcacccaagtggctCCATTCACCTCCCACGTCCTCTCTTGTCCTCTCTTATGTCATAACATAACTTTGGGAAATTTTCTTTCGAAGGAAAATAGTCATTTTCATTCTGAAAATGACTTATTTTTACTTCTATCCCAAAGCAACCCCTCTTTTTCTTTCtcagaaaaatctgagaaaattcccacAACTCCTTTGCATCATGCCTCATCACTCCATGCAAAAATATCTCATGAGTATGTGGAGTATTTTTTGCTCTACAACTTCATTTGCATTCTGTCCTCAAAATGCACTTTTCAAAGGAAGTGtatttttccttgatccaatgaaGCTGATTTTTCTTGAGCTTCATTACCTTCCTAAGTATCTGGTTCCGGCGAACGAATAATCATTAAGTCCTCCTCTTTCCGGACAAGACATACAAAGAGACCCGCCAACTGTCTTTTTAGTGAATCTTTGaaagatatatatatattttgAAAGATAGATTTTGAAAGATAGATTTTGAAAGATAGATATTGTGATTAGTTCTTTTCTTTACTATCTAACATCCTTCATCTCCAAAGATCAGCACTAAACTCTTTGTAGAACCTATCCAAAAATTGCTCACAAGTTTCTGTCTAGAAACTTGCTCCCCCTCTCATGTCTATCATGGTTGGCCTGGCAGTGTGCCATCCACATCCCAAGACCCCTCACTACTTGAACTACACGCCGACACGATTTGAACAGCTCAGGCCGTGTGATGctagagttcacgcggtgaccgcgcgaGGACAAGGCCCCTGACATGCAGTCGTCACGCTCTACGTCACGCCAGCGCCTCTGTTTTGCTCGTGCACGCGTTGGAGCTCATCCCAGCCTGTCGCACCGCACCACCACCCTCGACTCATCGCCCTTGACCCGGCCAtgccgctcgccgacgccggagttcGCCGCAGCGAACACGGGCACGATGAGGCCAAGTGCACAGTGTGCTTGTGCCCTTGTGCTCGTCTCCACCTGTTACCTATGCTCGTCCGTGTCTTCCCACAATGACCGCGTGAGCAATGGAGCTTTCCCCCTCTCTCATTGGCACCAGTCGTCACCAAGTGCCGCTTCCAGAGCCCTCCAGCGAGCCCGAGACCCCTTGTCCCCTCCGCATTTGAATACAACTCGTTCCGCCCCTCTCCAAGCACCAAACTGCACTCATCTAACCTCCACACCCCCGTGCCTAGCCTCGACCAGGCTAGGCGAGCCTCTGGCCGCCATTCCCCCCTTTGACCATCTATAACTCCTatttataagtccaaatgagttgattctttttgcactaatTTCGTCTTACTCTTCTCTTTCAGCATGCAAAAGATGAGATTTTTGCCTGCTGTAAATATTTTCTGTGTTATTTAAATGTGTTATGTGACATTTTATTTTGTCATTTTTAAATGTTTTTAGAAGGAGAAACTTGCCTCTGTGCTAAGGCAAGACATTACGAATATTTGTAGAATGCCATTTCAATAATCATGATTTTCAACTTGAATATGACTTATTTTCATGCCTTTAAATATTTGGTTAGGCACAATAATGCTAGTTGCATGTTCTCGGTATGCTTGTCTAGTTTTTCAGTAGCTTATGAGTGCATGATCTAGTATGTAATATTGGAGTTACTTTTAGCATGATCTTGAGTAGAATATTTATCGGTATTATTTATTTATGGTGAATATTATTAGCATTTGGTAGAATCAAGTTCTTGCTATGATTAATGGATGTCCAATAGCATGTTAAGTAGTTTAGCTTGGTTAAGTTAATGCAGTAGTCTTGATATGCTCATTGAGCCTGAGTAGTTGCTTTCCGgtatcatgatgatatgcttgcatgTTCATATAGATGCATTTTCATGGCACACTATGGCTCAAGTATCTTTATTTCAAGTTTAATATGATGAATAatccaacttgaacataatgttgatcgagacatggtgccaccgaatcgagcttcccagtgcaaccacatttgcctttgtgggaaggcccttattcggtccattgtcatgcctctggtcggtgactCCAACGGGGGAAGGTTATGTGCGTGcgctaccctggcccggtaggcaggctTAACCTTGTGTGCACGTTGTTGTTGTGGaaccttgtccccatttgggaccattTATGTTTTGCCAGGACGGTGGTCGTTGGATGTCTGGAGTGGCATCAGGGCCACCCGACTTAGCCCAATGGGgacttggtcggagtggccgggagagtgtcatggcaatggattgCTTctatcggaatgtcgttggtctacccgaatgggagtgtgaggccatggattccgtggtGTGTGTCAGTGTACCAAGCTCCATAGCCGCGTCCTTGGTCATGGAcatagttcgtagtaggtcacaccatgCATCGACATAAATAAGTTAGCATGCAGACTAAGTAAACTTGTGACACTGGTTATGATGGATAAGTTTTTGGAACCATAGTGATGGTTTCCGTTGTGATCCGGATGTGATCACTGTGATGATGATGTTGTTTGAGGTTACGAGGTAACCGTGATGGTAAGCGAGTCCGAGGGACTCTAGTCACGTGCATATTCACTTAATGAGCATCATGAGTAGTTCTTGCATTTAACCTGCTTAATCATCATGTTATTATTTGTCGTTATGCTttatttgttgtgagcttgcaagtacactcAATTTACTGACCTGGTGTGTCGTTCCAGCTTTCAGTTAAATTGTACTAGATCAGAGTGCTACCCGCGTCTAGgccgtgtccacattggtgtccctgtacTATGGAGCTCCGCTTCATTGTTCTTTCGCTGCCGCTTAGTCATTCTGTCATGACCGAGGCCCCtcttatgttcattaaataatgtacatattgtctagccgcaccgtgtgtgccacttggcctcgctACTTGTTGTAATATCGAACCAATGTTCTCGCTTATGTCAATAAAGCGGTTGCTTTTCTCTACCAAGttcttgtgtgttgccagaagactagatctctgggctggcaatggaaGGTAAATCGGTtgctctgagtcggggtgccacatcCCTAAACTAACTTTACTTCTGCATTTCCAAAGCAAGCTTCTCTCATATTTTTGATCAATTCGTTTATGTAGCTCGCATGTGCCTTCTTTCTTCTGCGTGAACCCAATTGGATGTATGGTGTGTCGATCTCAATCATTGGAGGTAGGAGATGACACAACGCTCCTCTATACTTCCTTGAAAAACCTCATAGTAGATTGTAAGATTTTAAATTTATAACTCATCGACACCAGGGAGGCCAAATGTCAAGTTTGTGCTTGCTGATGTTGCAAGAGGACAAAGGTCAGGAAAGTAATGTGGTAATACCATAAATGCTAGGATTTCGAATAAAGCGTCTTTGAACCTTGCTGCAATCCTTAGATGCACTAGTAGTGAAAACTTTCTCCTGCAGATGGATGGGTGCATGGCAAGTTAATTTTACTTACAAGGACAAGGTAGAGATATAGGGGTGTTTACCAATAGTTTTATATAAAGGATCAATGATGGATTATTAATAGCGGTCATTAATTGGATACACCACACTGACCATTAACTGGTAATCCGGATCATATAACAGTAACAGAATATTGATAGTTGAATAATTTTCCTCTCAAAAGGGTACATGACTCACAACATGAAACCTGGGTTAGTTAGAAGCCTTGACCAAAAACAGAAAGACCTATAGATTATATCGATCCAATACATCATAGGTACCTTATTATTATCGATAATTATGTCCTTCCATTAACATGGAGTTCTCGAAATCAAATGATACATTTGACCAAGCAACACAACAACGGAGACTAAAGCATACATAGATCGAAAAGTTATACATTATTATTTTCCCCATCACTTAAGAAAGATGAATTGCGCTAGAccatgtcattcttcttcttgttgatgaccTCCTGAATGATAGGGCCAAGAGCCTCCATCCTCATTGGTTTGGGCACAAATAAATCAGCACCAGCACTCATGAACGCCTCCATGGCATGATCATCGGCAGAAACCCCAACCATCTTCACATCAGTTTCCCCCATAGCACGAATCTTCACAATTGCCTATCGAGCAATATAAATATTATATGGTCCATATTTTTTGTCCATaagaggattatatatatatatatacatgccaACTACTTGCATATACAATGATATCAAATTAAGTGCCTCTGGACCAGTCATGATGGGCATATTCTTATCTAACAAAACAATGTCAAACTTTTTCCCCTCAAGGAACAAATCAGCAGCTTCCTTCTCATTCATGGCTAGAGTAACCTCACAGTGAAGTCTGAGCAGAATTGTGGAGAGGACAAACCTACAAACTTTAATGTCCTCTACAAGTTGTGCCTTGATAGAGGTGGATCCATTGGCCTTGAGCTCCATGATCACCTAAACAAATTACAAACACATGAATATATTTTATTCTTGATCCACGCATGCCATATTAGTACTTGCAAGCACATTGTTATTCTTGAAAAGAATCAACTAGAAAAATCTTAATATATTACTAAACTCATAGTTTAAACATTGCATAACACAATAAAACAAAATTGTCTACTTCAAATGAAACAATGACAGAGAACGATCAATTGTGCTATGCATGCAAAGTTTCCCATGTTCATTCCTTTTCTACGATATGCAGGACTAAAAAAACAGTGAACCTAGATAACATCAACATGGAAAACAAACAATGAACATGCCAAGAAGTATATATAAATGCATATAGATGGGTGCTAACAACAACAATGATGAAGATATTTATTAACAGATCAAATTAAAATGGATACTTCCACCCTATACTGTTATAGATCCACCTCTAACATTCTCATGGATGTAAAGCGTGGACACTATAAGCACCAGAAGCCTGATGATAAAACTAAAAGCACCAGAAGCCTGATGATAAAACAAGGCAGGAAAACAAATAATGGAACATGTACCTGAAGGTTAGAGACAGATGGTGTTGGAGGAGATTGGGGATCTTCCTACTCTTCCCGCTAGATAGTCTGGTGATTGGGTGCTAGTATGCCTCGTATGACAAGATACTTATAGATGGGAAAAGGTAAGTGTGGCCAATGGACAACCTATCTCCACCGCCTTCACACGCATAGAAAATCCACACGGATCTTTGCCCATGTATAAATTGGGAAATCAGTATTGGTCGCGAATATTTTGTTATTAATGAGTCATGTCCCCACATAAATATTCTCGATTGATGTTTATATGCAACTTAATGTTTCATATCTAAGGTCATGTACTAAACTATATGTCCTCAAGTTACTAGAAGTTCTATGAGTTATATTTCCAAATTTTGAATGTTGACTAATATATTCACCCCTATGAAGGCGCACGCATATACCTACCATTGGGAGCAGCTATGTGACTTTGAGTCAATTGATGTTGAGATTGACAATGTCACCACAGGCACTTGTACAAAGCCGAGtcaaaaccattacctgatactcttaaatatgcttatcttgatgaaaagaagatatatcctgttattattagtgctaaccttttagagtagGAAGAGGAAAGTTTATTCaagactctgaagaagcaccgtgctgctattggatatactcttggtgatcttaagggcattagtgccACTCTATGTCAAGACAAAATAAAATTCGAGAAAGACgccaaccagttattgatcaccaacgacggttaaatcctaagatgaaggaagtggtaagaaaggaaatactaaaactccttgaggcaagtataatttatcccgttgctgatagtcagtgggtaagtcctgtccattgtgtccctaagaagggaggtattactattgttcctaatgataaagatgaattgatcccgcaaagaattattacaggttataggatggtaattgatttccgcaaattaagtaaagctactaaaaaggatcgttACCCTttatcttttattgatcaaatgctagaaaggttattcaaacatacacattttttctttctagatggttactctggtttctctcaaatacctgtgtcagcggatgatcaagaaaagaccacttttacttgccctttcggtacttttgcttatagacgtatgccttttggtttatgtaatgcacctgctacttttcaaagatgcatgatggctatattctctgacttttgtgaaaagatttgtgaggtattcatggatgatttctccgtttatggatcctcttttgatgattgcttgagcaaccttgaatgagttttgtagagatgtgaagatactagtcttgttttgaactgggagaagtgccactttatggttaatgaaggaattgtcttgggtataaaatttctgaaagaggtactgaagttgataaagctaaagttgatgccattgaaaagatgtcgtgtcccaaggacatcaaaggtataagaagtttccttggtcatgccagtctttataggaggttcattaaggacttttctaaaatctctaggcctctgactaatctattacaaaaagatattcattttgtcttcgatgatgattgtgtagaagcatttgaaatacttaagaaagatttgatttctgcacctattgttcagccacctgattggaatttaccctttgaaattatgtgtgatgctagtgattatgttgtaggtgctattctaggacaaagagttgataagaaactaattgTTATTCAATATGATAGTAAAACTCTGGACAGTGCCcagataaattatgctactactgaaaaagaattttttagcagttgtatttgcttgtgataaattcagaccttatattgttgattctaaagtaaatattcacactgatcattctgctattaaatatcttatggaaaagaaagatgctaaacctagacttattaggtgggttctcttgctacaagaatttgatttacatattattgttagaaagggagctgagaaccccgttgcagacaacctgtctaggttagagaatattcttgatgacccactacctattaatgatagctttcctgatgaacaattagctgtcataaatgcctctTGTACTTCTCCAtgctatgctgattatgctaatgacattgttgctaaattcataccacctagttttacatatcagcaaaagaaaaaggttttctatgatttaagacattacttctgggatgacccacacctttacaaagaaggagtagatggtgtcattagatgttgtgtacctaagcatgaagaggaacagatcctacgcaagtgtcactccgaggcatatggaggacaccacgctggagatataactgcacataaggtattgcaatctggtttttgttGTCctgctctcttcaaagatgcctgtaagtttgtcttgtcttgtgatgaatgtcaaagaattggtaatattagtagacgtcaagaaatgcctatgaactattctcttgttattgaaccatttgatgtttggggttttgattatatgggaccttttcctgcctctaatgggtatacacatattttagttgttgttgattacgttactaagtgggtagaagctattccaactagtagtgctgatcatgacacctgtattcactacaaaaaaaaatacacttccgtgatgatacgtgcttgtcacagtaggtcgcgttttttgtcatgcatgtacatccatgacaaatttatgacagaatcaagatagtcatacctgtgctgtcgtagaagtgttcgatgacattaccaaaattatcatcacggaagtgtccacttccatgacgataaatcgcgcgtcacaaaaatgCTTTCAtcaaggatgaccgacacgtggcatccactgtaacagaacgctgttaagctatcgggtcgggttttggatccgataactcgttaacagtctcgaccaatggggattttccacgtgtaaaatcatcattggctggaggaaacacatgtcagctcactgttgggacagatgtcatccacacattggacagaaggtgcctatgatacgtcgacacgtggcacggcccaacagaggcccactcctgtgaaaaggccggcccatttgacttggtcaagaggtggcgggccggcccatggaaagcctgttaacggcctgttcgcatatagcccatttacagcccgctaacccaaggcccgttacgccctatccaaattaggctcagtagcgtcatttgggccatccaatatgattccagcccgttttcacttctggcccatgtatggcccatgacgtctttcggcccatatgaggccctatgtaactcttggcttattaacggcccgtggtgaaactggcccggaatgaacaatgtatcactttacacccactaacggcccgtggtgaaactggcccgtaatgaacagtaagggcccgttattcagttgggccgtttccagcaaatgttatctttcggccttctcagagcccatttattcttgggctcatttccagcatttgtttacttacggcccgttactgtcattttctgcttgtgggccaaattcagcctgtggttacatcggcccgtttgtggtccattaatacgttgggccgttttcatagcgtcatcaaatacggcctattaacgatggcctgttacggtcatacggcccgtataaggcccattgatgatacggcgcgtagaaggcccattgtttctacggcccgtagaaggcccattgtttctacggcccgtagaaggcccattgtttctatggaccgtagaaggcctactattactacggcccgtagaagcccactgtttctatggcccgtaggaggcccagtgtcactacagtaaatattagcccatggttattgtggcctagttttcaaaagaactgcactgactacaagcaaataaataaacaagacaacaaggaaataaataagcaagcaacttatgctaggctatcatggctatttcacatattacatccactgggcatcaaagttcgccagcagtgcaaatatagggaacaaagcagcatatcatatacactggttgtcaaagttggcgaccaacgcaaataaacgtcgtagcaaaacaaatccagaactgaaaccacttcagaagatctcaagaaacaatatcctgggtacccataatgctggcaagatgcttagcaagcttattaagtttctcttgtttggcgcttaaatcctccaacgcttgctgttgcaccagaaaatatgcatctgaattctgcagggacttcctcagtccttcagcttcctgtcgcagcacatctgatcgatgtctttcaacttgaagttgagactcaaggagacgaactgattcaggcagcgagttcgaagagcttgtgccagcagtagtggccagtaactcgaacactacatcaagataggacttttgggttccctcactgtcgtcaagatagtttttatcagctttcttggagaccaacagggatgtctcactatcttgaaccttatctgcattacttcctttaccattggataacgcattactgttctccaatattttgtccgcattctaaaagagaaacaagcagacacatcacatgtttaccatgttgtatatgaaactcattttggtaaatgagttcagtagtaaagtggacaggataacaacatgaaacaaacatatatctatgtgccatggtcactttatggtctatatcattctagtttttgttgccaaattaagatagagacacagttcaaataatatttgttcaagacaaagcagaatagacagaatataagtgtcagtaactatagagcaataagaacacttgtaatgtgcatgacatgagaacataactgtttattcaattgaaactaaaatcaacatagagcaggttacaacagcaaaccagttaaagaaacaggtttaaaacatacctattgcgccattggagtttcaattccatccttcaaatttgaaaatagttggtatgagtaaatacagtaatgcaagagcaaaggagtatgaaccatagctacaaaacctgacctgagaacaaatcttcttctcctttaagcattcaGTTGGgaatcagagtggtggtcctcgtgctttgggcactgcagttcccttactaaccgctcatgtttgggtgctctgtggtggagacggtgctgtgtcaactggaactgggttactatctaccggggttggggttaaaaggggtgtagctggttctctgtccaactgggtagggttacaatctacgagagtctgggttatgtgtggtggatctggtccttgggaaagtacaaccgtggttctatctgcatcaactggtagcactatcttttctgaagaccgtgttgttactcccttagatactgccatcacgctctccaattcaaatggct is a window of Triticum dicoccoides isolate Atlit2015 ecotype Zavitan chromosome 2B, WEW_v2.0, whole genome shotgun sequence DNA encoding:
- the LOC119367106 gene encoding two-component response regulator ORR42-like; its protein translation is MELKANGSTSIKAQLVEDIKVCRFVLSTILLRLHCEVTLAMNEKEAADLFLEGKKFDIVLLDKNMPIMTGPEAIVKIRAMGETDVKMVGVSADDHAMEAFMSAGADLFVPKPMRMEALGPIIQEVINKKKNDMV